From a single bacterium genomic region:
- the glnA gene encoding type I glutamate--ammonia ligase — protein MKRIENAILEKDIKFLDLKYSDLTGRLRHVTLPVEQLERAVKEGVGFDSSAVAGFRAVDAGDMVLKPDLDSAFVDPFTQEPTISCFAEIYESDGKRRYERDPRAILQRAIAVLAKETHADEVMVRPEFEFYLFNKAEFWTDQSSAVYRIETDELRHDDPSGFSLFKGPAYHVAPPFDRSSDFRSELSLLMAQCGVPVKYHHHEGGRYSQVEVEPVFLPAMRSADGIMLSKYLVRNLAFKHDKSATFMPKPIFGEAGSGMHLHMYLQKRGGGGQGAGGEGEGTSMFGDEKAAAKLSPMALHYIGGILNHAPSLCALTNPSTNSYRRLVPGYEAPVLIFFSVANRTAAIRIPGYVTKAAEMAIEYRIPDATANPYLSMAAVLMAGLDGIRNKVDPGMPLSGRLDSLDLGKKAVPFSLVRALDELKQDSRYLTHDGVFSKETIDKWVEIKMDEVEAVARRPHPWEFSLYYGC, from the coding sequence GTGAAACGTATCGAAAACGCCATCCTCGAGAAGGACATCAAGTTCCTCGATCTCAAGTACTCGGATCTGACCGGCCGCCTCCGGCACGTGACGTTGCCGGTCGAGCAACTGGAGCGTGCGGTCAAGGAAGGCGTCGGGTTCGACAGCTCGGCAGTCGCCGGGTTCCGGGCCGTTGATGCCGGCGACATGGTGCTGAAGCCGGACCTCGACTCGGCCTTTGTCGACCCATTCACCCAGGAGCCGACGATCTCCTGTTTCGCCGAGATCTACGAGAGCGACGGCAAGCGCAGGTACGAGCGCGACCCGCGCGCCATCCTGCAACGGGCAATTGCGGTGCTCGCGAAGGAAACACACGCCGACGAGGTGATGGTCAGACCGGAGTTTGAGTTCTACCTGTTCAACAAGGCCGAGTTCTGGACCGACCAATCGTCGGCAGTCTATCGAATCGAGACCGACGAACTGAGGCACGACGACCCGTCGGGCTTCTCTTTGTTCAAGGGTCCGGCCTATCACGTTGCCCCGCCTTTCGACCGCAGCTCCGATTTCCGCTCCGAGCTTTCATTGCTGATGGCTCAGTGCGGCGTGCCGGTGAAGTATCACCATCACGAAGGCGGTCGCTATTCGCAGGTCGAGGTCGAACCGGTGTTCCTGCCCGCCATGCGCTCGGCCGACGGCATCATGCTGAGCAAGTACCTGGTGCGCAACCTCGCGTTCAAGCACGACAAGAGCGCGACGTTCATGCCCAAGCCGATATTCGGTGAAGCCGGGTCCGGCATGCACCTGCATATGTACCTGCAGAAGAGAGGGGGCGGGGGGCAGGGGGCGGGGGGCGAGGGCGAAGGTACGTCGATGTTCGGCGATGAGAAGGCGGCGGCCAAGCTATCGCCGATGGCGCTTCACTACATCGGCGGCATCCTGAATCACGCGCCCAGCCTTTGCGCGCTGACCAACCCGAGCACCAATTCCTACCGCCGGCTGGTTCCGGGCTACGAAGCGCCGGTGCTCATCTTCTTCTCGGTGGCCAACCGGACCGCGGCTATTCGCATCCCTGGCTACGTCACTAAGGCGGCCGAGATGGCAATCGAGTACCGGATTCCCGATGCGACTGCCAATCCGTACCTTTCGATGGCCGCAGTGCTGATGGCCGGGCTGGATGGAATCCGTAACAAGGTCGACCCGGGCATGCCGCTCAGCGGCAGGCTCGATTCGCTCGACTTAGGCAAGAAGGCCGTTCCATTCTCTCTTGTGCGGGCGCTGGATGAGCTGAAGCAGGACAGCCGTTACCTCACACATGATGGCGTCTTTTCGAAGGAGACCATCGACAAG
- a CDS encoding glutamine synthetase family protein has translation MAYPKDAARKAAAILKHAAAEKVRFVNLQFADIFGMVKSVTMPATRLPGFIESGVWFDGSSVEGFARIAESDMYLQPDLDTFCIIPWERGENTTARLICNVFGPDGKPSAADPRHVLIRALKEAEAAGFRFITAPECEFFLFKKDGLHSTPHDKAGYFDYSTDEAYEVRKEMVNALHEFGMQVEASHHEVAVGQHEINFRYDNALRTADNTLTFKLTLKTVAQRHGLHATFMPKPVFGINGSGMHTNQSLFGIASGKNAFYDRREEHGLSKIARHFIAGQLAHARGMSAILSPLVNSYKRLVPGYEAPVYVAWGRINRSALIRIPQFAPDKTETARAELRCPDPSCNPYLAFAVMLKCGLEGIRKQIEPPPPTDENLYQLDEAKLRKQHISTLPASLTEALDEMEKDETVQEALGPHISARFIEAKRQECAESGMQVTQWELDKYLPIY, from the coding sequence ATGGCTTACCCTAAGGACGCGGCCCGTAAGGCTGCCGCGATTCTAAAACACGCCGCAGCGGAGAAGGTACGGTTCGTCAATCTGCAGTTCGCCGACATCTTCGGCATGGTCAAGAGCGTCACCATGCCCGCGACCCGGCTGCCCGGTTTCATCGAGAGCGGAGTCTGGTTCGACGGATCTTCGGTGGAAGGTTTTGCCCGCATCGCCGAGAGCGACATGTACCTGCAGCCCGACCTCGACACATTCTGCATCATCCCCTGGGAACGGGGCGAGAACACCACGGCCCGCCTCATCTGCAACGTATTCGGACCGGACGGGAAACCCTCGGCTGCAGACCCCCGCCACGTACTCATCCGTGCTCTCAAAGAAGCCGAGGCCGCCGGCTTTCGCTTCATCACCGCTCCGGAATGCGAGTTCTTCCTCTTCAAGAAGGATGGACTCCACTCTACCCCTCACGACAAGGCGGGCTACTTCGACTACTCGACCGATGAAGCCTACGAGGTCCGCAAAGAAATGGTCAACGCTCTCCACGAATTCGGCATGCAGGTCGAAGCCAGCCATCACGAAGTCGCGGTCGGGCAGCATGAAATCAACTTCCGTTACGACAATGCACTCCGGACCGCCGACAACACGCTGACGTTCAAACTCACGCTCAAGACGGTCGCCCAACGGCACGGCCTGCACGCGACATTCATGCCTAAGCCCGTGTTCGGTATCAATGGCTCCGGCATGCACACCAACCAGAGCCTTTTCGGTATCGCGAGCGGCAAGAACGCCTTCTACGACCGCCGGGAGGAACACGGGTTGTCGAAGATTGCCCGCCATTTCATCGCCGGACAACTGGCCCACGCCCGAGGAATGTCGGCAATACTGTCGCCGTTGGTCAACTCCTACAAACGGCTGGTGCCGGGCTACGAAGCGCCGGTTTATGTCGCGTGGGGCCGGATCAACCGCTCGGCTCTCATCCGCATCCCGCAGTTCGCCCCGGACAAGACCGAGACTGCTCGGGCCGAGTTGCGTTGCCCGGACCCGAGCTGCAATCCCTACCTTGCCTTCGCGGTAATGCTGAAGTGCGGACTGGAGGGAATCCGGAAACAGATCGAGCCACCGCCGCCGACCGACGAGAACCTCTACCAGCTCGATGAAGCCAAGCTACGCAAGCAACATATCAGCACACTGCCGGCCTCGCTCACCGAAGCGCTGGATGAGATGGAAAAGGACGAGACCGTTCAGGAAGCGCTGGGACCCCACATCTCCGCCCGGTTCATCGAAGCAAAGCGGCAGGAATGCGCCGAATCAGGAATGCAGGTAACCCAGTGGGAGCTGGATAAGTACCTGCCCATCTACTAG